In one window of Nicotiana tabacum cultivar K326 chromosome 12, ASM71507v2, whole genome shotgun sequence DNA:
- the LOC107801047 gene encoding ninja-family protein AFP3-like — MGDADERRMENLSLDTSRFSRDLLQRFMGNTTSEKSELEDINEDALNLGLSLGGRFGVDKTSLVRSSSIAAILPTVKDDDALSSSSSAQVSYNHSSLVRTSSLPVETEAEWRKRKELQSLRRMQAKRRRSEKVQRNLRGDNKEVGDEKRGIEMKLRGRKLEREQYLATAKKFGCGLPTLAAFGAMAKGKGSYLASKMQGLGKPASLESMESQGGSSSSISELDSKPAQGSAEASPPSIQSLQDGCGQEIGSSGSKMRVVRSRRARDQEMESPCNKHDTTTSQVQETGANTLGDMPCVFTKGDGPNGRRIDGILYKYGKGEEIRIMCVCHGSFLSPAEFVKHAGGSDVAHPLKHIVIKPNPSPFL; from the exons ATGGGTGATGCAGATGAGAGGAGGATGGAGAATCTTTCATTGGACACAAGCAGATTTTCAAGGGACTTATTGCAAAGATTTATGGGCAATACTACTTCAGAAAAATCTGAACTTGAGGATATTAATGAAGATGCGTTGAATCTTGGGTTGTCATTAGGAGGTAGATTTGGTGTTGACAAAACATCATTAGTAAGGTCTTCTTCTATAGCTGCTATTTTACCAACAGTTAAAGATGATGATGCACTAAGTTCATCATCATCAGCACAAGTATCTTATAATCATAGCAGTTTGGTTAGAACTTCTTCATTGCCAGTGGAAACTGAGGCAGAATGGAGAAAGAGGAAAGAATTGCAGAGTTTGAGAAGGATGCAAGCTAAGAGGAGAAGGTCAGAGAAAGTACAAAGGAATTTAAGGGGTGATAATAAAGAAGTGGGAGATGAAAAGAGAGGGATTGAGATGAAGTTGAGAGGCAGAAAATTGGAGAGGGAACAGTATTTGGCTACTGCAAAGAAGTTTGGTTGTGGGTTGCCAACATTGGCTGCTTTTGGGGCAATggcaaaagggaaaggaagttatTTGGCTAGTAAAATGCAAGGGCTTGGAAAACCAGCATCACTGGAGTCAATGGAATCTCAAGGTGGTAGTTCTTCTAGTATTTCTGAGTTGGATAGTAAACCCGCACAAG GGTCGGCTGAGGCGAGCCCTCCCAGTATCCAGTCATTACAAGATGGATGTGGTCAAGAAATTGGTTCCTCGGGGTCAAAAATGAGAGTTGTGAGAAGCAGAAGAGCGAGAGATCAAGAGATGGAAAGTCCATGTAACAAGCATGATACAACAACAAGTCAAGTGCAGGAAACTGGAGCAAACACGTTAGGGGATATGCCATGTGTTTTCACAAAAGGAGATGGTCCTAATGGGAGAAGAATAGATGGAATATTATACAAGTATGGTAAGGGGGAAGAGATTAGAATTATGTGTGTGTGTCATGGAAGTTTTCTCTCACCAGCCGAGTTTGTCAAGCATGCTGGAGGTAGCGACGTCGCTCATCCTCTTAAGCATATAGTTATAAAACCCAATCCTTCTCCCTTTCTCTGA